In one window of Gemmatimonadota bacterium DNA:
- a CDS encoding gamma-glutamyl-gamma-aminobutyrate hydrolase family protein, with protein MTAPRIGITGITRTVSGADRTGVNAAYVRAVLRAGGVPLVLSPLIGVAHNGTLLDALDGLVLSGGEDVDPAHYGHTPHPDLGAVDPLRDAFELAIYRDAAARRLPVLAICRGIQLVNVALGGTLWQDIPSERPEAMPHAQGTGRDDRTHPVEITPGSRLADALGTTCCEVNSFHHQSIRDLAPGLLVTARAPDGEIEGVETAGEDGWMLAVQWHPEEFHQHGAAPDHGLFDALIREARRGTAVTARTPKERGPAHSAR; from the coding sequence GTGACCGCCCCGCGCATCGGAATCACCGGCATCACCCGGACCGTGTCGGGGGCCGACCGCACCGGGGTGAACGCCGCCTACGTTCGCGCAGTGCTGCGCGCCGGCGGCGTGCCGCTGGTGCTCTCCCCGCTGATCGGGGTGGCCCACAATGGCACCCTGCTCGACGCCCTCGACGGCCTGGTCCTGAGCGGCGGCGAGGACGTGGACCCCGCGCACTACGGCCACACGCCGCACCCCGATCTCGGCGCGGTCGATCCGCTGCGCGACGCCTTCGAGCTCGCCATCTACCGCGATGCCGCGGCCCGACGGCTCCCGGTGCTCGCCATCTGCCGCGGCATCCAGCTGGTGAACGTGGCCCTCGGGGGAACGTTGTGGCAGGACATCCCGAGTGAACGGCCGGAGGCGATGCCGCACGCCCAGGGGACCGGGCGTGACGACCGGACCCACCCCGTGGAGATCACCCCCGGTTCCCGCCTGGCCGACGCGCTCGGCACCACCTGCTGCGAGGTCAACAGCTTCCACCACCAGTCCATTCGCGACCTGGCGCCCGGCCTGCTGGTGACGGCGCGTGCCCCGGACGGGGAGATCGAAGGGGTGGAGACGGCAGGGGAGGATGGCTGGATGCTGGCGGTGCAGTGGCACCCCGAGGAGTTCCACCAGCATGGCGCGGCGCCCGATCACGGGCTGTTCGATGCGCTGATCCGCGAGGCCCGTCGCGGGACCGCGGTTACTGCCCGTACCCCGAAGGAAAGAGGACCCGCGCACTCAGCCCGTTGA
- a CDS encoding glycosyltransferase — protein sequence MSRIRVLHLSRGREWRGGERQVRLLARAQRGGPTVDPTVLTAAGSALATALAADHIPSLTVPWRWALDPRALWAAVGALRAWRRASPDPALLHAHDAHALQLGLLLARIGRLPLVATRRSDTPAGPLWRRPDRVIALSPAVQRHLRETGVPEARIVVIPTAVDLGALAPLAAAPGPRGPRLFAVGALTREKDHATLLEAFAIVARQVPAARLTVLGDGPERAALAGRAARLGLADRVTWPGEVPDAPAWIAGAALLVHPSRREALGTAVLEAMAVGTPVVACAAGGLVDLLGDGHGRLVPPGDAAALAAAVLDLLAAPAPAAALARRAQERVREYDVAGVAARTAAVYRSALIQP from the coding sequence ATGAGCCGGATCCGCGTCCTGCACCTCTCGCGCGGGCGCGAGTGGCGCGGGGGCGAGCGCCAGGTGCGGCTGCTGGCCCGCGCCCAGCGCGGTGGCCCCACGGTCGATCCCACCGTCCTGACGGCCGCCGGCTCGGCGCTCGCTACCGCCCTGGCGGCCGACCACATCCCCTCCCTGACCGTGCCATGGCGGTGGGCCCTCGACCCGCGCGCCCTGTGGGCCGCGGTGGGAGCGCTCCGGGCCTGGCGTCGCGCGAGCCCGGATCCCGCCCTGCTCCATGCGCACGATGCGCACGCCCTCCAGCTCGGACTGCTGCTCGCCCGCATCGGGCGGCTCCCGCTGGTGGCCACCCGGCGGAGCGACACCCCGGCCGGCCCGCTGTGGCGCCGGCCTGATCGTGTCATCGCCCTCTCCCCCGCGGTGCAACGGCACCTCCGCGAGACCGGGGTCCCCGAGGCACGGATCGTGGTGATCCCCACGGCGGTGGACCTCGGGGCGCTGGCACCGCTCGCCGCCGCGCCCGGCCCGCGGGGCCCGCGCCTCTTCGCCGTGGGCGCGCTGACGCGGGAGAAGGACCACGCCACGCTGCTGGAGGCCTTCGCGATCGTGGCGCGGCAGGTCCCGGCGGCCCGCCTCACGGTGCTCGGCGACGGGCCCGAGCGCGCCGCGCTCGCGGGCCGTGCGGCGCGCCTGGGCCTGGCGGACCGGGTGACCTGGCCCGGCGAGGTACCCGATGCGCCGGCGTGGATCGCCGGCGCGGCCCTCCTGGTGCACCCCTCCCGCCGTGAGGCGCTCGGCACCGCCGTGCTCGAGGCGATGGCCGTCGGCACGCCCGTGGTGGCGTGCGCCGCCGGCGGCCTTGTGGACCTGTTAGGCGATGGCCACGGCCGCCTGGTGCCCCCCGGCGACGCGGCCGCGCTTGCCGCGGCCGTCCTCGACCTGCTGGCCGCCCCGGCGCCGGCCGCGGCGCTCGCCCGCCGGGCGCAGGAACGGGTGCGGGAGTACGACGTCGCCGGAGTGGCCGCCCGCACGGCAGCCGTGTATCGTTCGGCCCTGATCCAACCCTGA
- a CDS encoding DUF3108 domain-containing protein: protein MKTLTLALLAGATLSAAPPAPRPALPPLDVPFQVGERFQYSAKLGFLRLGTAWMSVNGLDSVRGHESYIFEFGLEASAPFYKARNVLTSWTGTQDLISRRFEQDLVENGKPRPRHYEIFPDSQSFNQRERPGAKPSVSDPLDDAAFFYFLRTLSLEVGKTYRYERYFRKELNPVTIKVVKREKMELPDGREVNCLVLNPVVGDDGVFAPRAQAQLWITEDEKRIPVQIRSKLPFGTVTLRLESIVAGPARP from the coding sequence GTGAAGACCCTGACCCTCGCCCTGCTCGCCGGGGCCACCCTCAGCGCCGCCCCCCCGGCGCCCCGACCCGCCCTGCCGCCCCTGGACGTCCCGTTCCAGGTCGGTGAGCGGTTCCAGTACTCCGCCAAGCTCGGCTTCCTGCGCCTGGGCACGGCGTGGATGTCCGTCAACGGGCTCGACAGCGTCCGGGGCCACGAGTCGTACATCTTCGAGTTCGGCCTCGAGGCGTCCGCGCCCTTCTACAAGGCGCGCAACGTCCTCACCTCGTGGACCGGCACCCAGGACCTGATCTCGCGCCGGTTCGAGCAGGACCTGGTGGAGAACGGCAAGCCCCGGCCTCGCCACTACGAGATCTTCCCCGACTCGCAGTCCTTCAACCAGCGCGAGCGCCCCGGCGCCAAGCCGTCGGTGAGCGACCCGCTCGACGACGCGGCCTTCTTCTACTTCCTGCGCACGCTGTCCCTGGAGGTGGGGAAGACGTACCGCTACGAGCGCTACTTCCGGAAGGAGCTCAACCCGGTGACCATCAAGGTGGTCAAGCGGGAGAAGATGGAGCTGCCCGACGGGCGCGAGGTCAACTGCCTGGTGCTCAATCCGGTGGTGGGGGACGATGGCGTCTTCGCGCCGCGGGCACAGGCGCAGCTGTGGATCACGGAGGATGAGAAGCGCATCCCCGTCCAGATCCGCTCCAAGCTGCCCTTCGGGACCGTCACCCTCCGACTGGAGAGCATTGTGGCGGGCCCCGCGCGGCCATGA
- a CDS encoding response regulator, whose product MPSLRPMLEATIGLFRNYLDADRVVLECEIAPDLPDLDMNPNQLQQVFVNLIQNAAHAITSAGRPGTIRIAAQRWMDGASVEVRDDGCGMEPGTAARVFEPFFTTKPEGQGTGLGLSISQGIVKEHGGRITLASRPGAGSCFTVELPGPVGARPLPSAEPGPDAGHPLRVLVVDDEQHILHYMRATLEAWGHAVTTVSDGEAALERAIAEPFDLILSDLRMPRLGGREFFEALQRRAPEVARRVAFSTGDTVRGDTLRFLEVQGRPCLQKPFSLAELRALLRDAARE is encoded by the coding sequence TTGCCCTCGCTGCGGCCGATGCTGGAGGCCACCATCGGCCTGTTCCGCAACTACCTGGACGCCGACCGGGTGGTGCTCGAGTGCGAGATCGCCCCCGACCTGCCCGACCTCGACATGAACCCGAACCAGCTGCAGCAGGTGTTCGTCAACCTGATCCAGAACGCGGCGCACGCGATCACCAGCGCGGGCCGGCCGGGCACCATCCGCATCGCGGCCCAGCGCTGGATGGACGGCGCCTCGGTCGAGGTGCGCGACGATGGGTGCGGCATGGAGCCGGGCACCGCCGCGCGGGTGTTCGAGCCCTTCTTCACCACCAAGCCCGAGGGCCAGGGCACCGGCCTCGGGCTATCCATCAGCCAGGGCATCGTCAAGGAACACGGCGGGCGGATCACGCTCGCCTCGCGGCCCGGGGCGGGCTCCTGCTTCACCGTGGAGCTGCCGGGCCCGGTCGGGGCGCGGCCGCTGCCCAGCGCCGAGCCGGGGCCGGACGCCGGCCACCCGCTCCGGGTGCTCGTGGTCGACGACGAGCAGCACATCCTCCACTACATGCGCGCCACCCTCGAGGCCTGGGGCCATGCGGTGACGACCGTCAGCGACGGCGAGGCGGCGCTGGAGCGCGCGATCGCCGAGCCGTTCGACCTGATCCTCTCCGACCTCCGGATGCCGCGGCTGGGCGGCCGGGAGTTCTTCGAGGCGCTGCAGCGGCGGGCGCCCGAGGTGGCCCGCCGGGTGGCGTTCAGCACCGGTGACACGGTCCGGGGCGACACCCTGCGCTTCCTCGAGGTGCAGGGACGGCCCTGCCTGCAGAAGCCGTTCAGCCTCGCCGAGCTGCGCGCCCTCCTGCGCGACGCGGCGCGGGAATGA
- a CDS encoding glycosyltransferase family 2 protein, with product MLYLCIPSHNEAETVGLLLWKIRKSLQPSTREYEILVVDDGSTDATAEVLEPYTKALPLTVVRHGERHGYARSVEELLRMAVERTDRPKRDAAVLLHADFAHGPEYLPEIARRLESGADLVVTQATLQGEPRRAARLLRRHAKWLLRGVKVSGVRDICSGYVAARLMSLKTALRAQEGPFLTCDGWAANAELIGRVAQQARRVDTVDVIERLDLRHRASRVDPWPLAKELWRVGGQLRIAGRPPADSRRGPAARAADEPELEEASK from the coding sequence ATGCTCTACCTCTGCATCCCGAGCCACAACGAGGCCGAGACCGTCGGCCTGCTGCTGTGGAAGATCCGCAAGTCGCTGCAGCCCTCGACCCGCGAGTACGAGATCCTCGTGGTCGACGACGGCTCCACCGACGCGACCGCCGAGGTGCTCGAGCCGTACACCAAGGCGCTCCCGCTCACCGTCGTGCGCCACGGCGAGCGGCACGGGTATGCCCGGTCGGTCGAGGAACTCCTCCGCATGGCCGTGGAGCGCACCGACCGGCCCAAGCGCGACGCCGCGGTGCTCCTGCACGCCGATTTCGCGCACGGGCCCGAATATCTCCCCGAGATCGCCCGTCGCCTGGAAAGCGGCGCCGACCTGGTGGTGACGCAGGCCACACTCCAGGGGGAGCCCCGCCGCGCGGCACGCCTCCTGCGCAGGCATGCCAAATGGCTGCTCAGAGGGGTGAAAGTGTCCGGCGTCAGAGACATCTGCTCCGGATATGTCGCCGCGCGGCTGATGAGCCTCAAGACTGCGCTGCGGGCCCAGGAGGGCCCGTTCCTCACCTGTGATGGCTGGGCGGCCAATGCGGAACTGATCGGGCGGGTGGCCCAGCAGGCCCGCCGGGTGGACACCGTGGACGTGATCGAGCGACTCGATCTCCGTCACCGGGCCAGCCGGGTGGACCCCTGGCCCCTGGCCAAGGAACTGTGGCGGGTGGGCGGCCAGCTCCGGATCGCGGGGCGGCCGCCAGCGGACAGCCGGCGTGGACCGGCCGCCCGCGCCGCCGACGAACCGGAGCTGGAGGAAGCATCCAAGTGA